Proteins encoded in a region of the Crassostrea angulata isolate pt1a10 unplaced genomic scaffold, ASM2561291v2 HiC_scaffold_215, whole genome shotgun sequence genome:
- the LOC128169798 gene encoding uncharacterized protein LOC128169798 yields MELYRLVFDCLTLISFSTVFVNSTKCDESAATAKKVKSCPQNHKEWSKAAARKGCEKMAHSCLSFEYHCVINAWGNETIEVCAPKLQIVGNNCAEYSQGGKRIQRNGNVPCKNCSSHYFSNESFKYQECYEHVKNAKTSHTTQLTTESISVESTEEKVYQSTSVTPMENSARLVQNIDNQTTPSHIIIISVCVVVGLAGIIIVFTARQQSWANKICSHFKRIILQSEGSKMTTPEPAIRNVEEGLEVQNRLLEKETQIQDVFYKLNESSDNANSNAVSS; encoded by the exons ATGGAACTTTATAGATTGGTTTTTGAttgtttaacattaatttcattttcgaCG GTTTTTGTGAATTCTACTAAATGCGACGAGTCAGCAGCAACAGCAAAGAAAGTGAAATCATGTCCACAAAACCACAAGGAATGGAGCAAAGCAGCTGCAAGGAAAGGCTGTGAAAAAATGGCACACTCTTGTTTATCATTTGAATACCATTGCGTAATTAATGCATGGGGAAATGAAACAATTGAAGTATGTgcccccaaactgcaaattgtTG GAAATAATTGTGCTGAATATAGCCAAGGCGGGAAAAGAATTCAACGCAACGGAAATGTACCATGCAAAAACTGCTCGTCTCATTACTTTTCAAATGAAAGTTTCAAAT ATCAAGAATGTTATGAGCACGtcaaaaatgcaaaaacatCACATACAACACAACTGACAACCGAATCGATATCAGTGGAATCAACAGAAGAAAAAGTTTACCAATCTACATCAGTAACTCCTATGGAGAATTCAGCACGACTAGTTCAAAATATTGATAACCAAACTACACCGAGTCATAT CATCATCATCAGTGTGTGTGTGGTCGTCGGTTTAGCTGGGataataattgttttcacagcTAGGCAGCAATCATGggcaaataaaatttgttctcatTTTAAAA GAATAATTTTACAAAGTGAAGGATCAAAAATGACAACACCAG aacCTGCTATTAGAAATGTCGAAGAAGGCCTCGAAGTACAAAATCGTTTACTAGAAAAAGAAACTCAAATACAGGACGTGTTTTATAAACTGAATGAATCTTCAGACAATGCCAATTCAAATGCAGTTTCAAGCTGA
- the LOC128169800 gene encoding uncharacterized protein LOC128169800 isoform X2, with amino-acid sequence MLNMLPSFAVLYIIVTLPKSTEAGCPLSDQIETVNSCPQTAAEWKEAATRKNCKTTSHNCYSLDYHCVINAWMNETIEVCAPKVVIVGMVCAEFNFGGNRIQRNDNATCQKCPTAYNSSVAFKYPECYEYVERSKGLDTSQSNTESSYSSTYAYNKSSEQDDEQLPMGGQFNHTKNESSVAGPEAMIVIGLSLTVVIVLIISSVLLLIRRRRIRHQETRDIHVCSAVKRHLQEDQRSEDHLLTTDD; translated from the exons ATGCTGAACATGCTCCCTTCTTTCGCCGTTTTGTATATAATTGTTACATTACCTAAATCTACGGAA GCAGGTTGTCCATTGTCAGACCAGATTGAAACAGTTAATTCATGCCCACAAACAGCTGCTGAATGGAAAGAAGCAGCCACTAGAAAAAACTGTAAAACTACCTCACATAACTGCTATTCATTGGATTACCACTGTGTGATTAATGCGTGGATGAACGAAACGATTGAAGTATGCGCACCCAAAGTCGTTATCGTCG GAATGGTTTGTGCCGAATTCAATTTTGGAGGTAACAGAATACAGCGAAATGACAATGCAACCTGTCAAAAGTGTCCCACAGCCTATAACTCAAGTGTTGCTTTTAAGT ACCCTGAATGTTATGAATACGTAGAGAGATCAAAAGGGTTGGATACATCACAGAGTAACACAGAATCTTCATATTCAAGCACATATGCTTACAATAAATCATCTGAACAAGATGATGAACAATTGCCAATGGGGGGTCAGTTTAATCACACGAAGAACGAATCTTCAGTTGCAGGGCCTGAAGCAAT GATAGTGATTGGATTAAGCCTGACGGTGGTAATTGTATTGATTATCTCCTCTGTGTTACTTCTCATTCGTCGACGGCGAATAAGACACCAAGAAACacgagatatacatgtatgctcaGCAGTGAAAC GTCACTTACAAGAGGATCAAAGATCAGAGGATCACCTTTTGACGACAGATGACTAA
- the LOC128169800 gene encoding uncharacterized protein LOC128169800 isoform X3 translates to MLNMLPSFAVLYIIVTLPKSTEAGCPLSDQIETVNSCPQTAAEWKEAATRKNCKTTSHNCYSLDYHCVINAWMNETIEVCAPKVVIVGMVCAEFNFGGNRIQRNDNATCQKCPTAYNSSVAFKYPECYEYVERSKGLDTSQSNTESSYSSTYAYNKSSEQDDEQLPMGGQFNHTKNESSVAGPEAIDWIKPDGGNCIDYLLCVTSHSSTANKTPRNTRYTCMLSSETSLTRGSKIRGSPFDDR, encoded by the exons ATGCTGAACATGCTCCCTTCTTTCGCCGTTTTGTATATAATTGTTACATTACCTAAATCTACGGAA GCAGGTTGTCCATTGTCAGACCAGATTGAAACAGTTAATTCATGCCCACAAACAGCTGCTGAATGGAAAGAAGCAGCCACTAGAAAAAACTGTAAAACTACCTCACATAACTGCTATTCATTGGATTACCACTGTGTGATTAATGCGTGGATGAACGAAACGATTGAAGTATGCGCACCCAAAGTCGTTATCGTCG GAATGGTTTGTGCCGAATTCAATTTTGGAGGTAACAGAATACAGCGAAATGACAATGCAACCTGTCAAAAGTGTCCCACAGCCTATAACTCAAGTGTTGCTTTTAAGT ACCCTGAATGTTATGAATACGTAGAGAGATCAAAAGGGTTGGATACATCACAGAGTAACACAGAATCTTCATATTCAAGCACATATGCTTACAATAAATCATCTGAACAAGATGATGAACAATTGCCAATGGGGGGTCAGTTTAATCACACGAAGAACGAATCTTCAGTTGCAGGGCCTGAAGCAAT TGATTGGATTAAGCCTGACGGTGGTAATTGTATTGATTATCTCCTCTGTGTTACTTCTCATTCGTCGACGGCGAATAAGACACCAAGAAACacgagatatacatgtatgctcaGCAGTGAAAC GTCACTTACAAGAGGATCAAAGATCAGAGGATCACCTTTTGACGACAGATGA
- the LOC128169800 gene encoding uncharacterized protein LOC128169800 isoform X1, translating into MLNMLPSFAVLYIIVTLPKSTEAGCPLSDQIETVNSCPQTAAEWKEAATRKNCKTTSHNCYSLDYHCVINAWMNETIEVCAPKVVIVGMVCAEFNFGGNRIQRNDNATCQKCPTAYNSSVAFKYPECYEYVERSKGLDTSQSNTESSYSSTYAYNKSSEQDDEQLPMGGQFNHTKNESSVAGPEAMIVIGLSLTVVIVLIISSVLLLIRRRRIRHQETRDIHVCSAVKRKYTLLFFFKFLDYKWLSFIGMLLTRCSDRCKTS; encoded by the exons ATGCTGAACATGCTCCCTTCTTTCGCCGTTTTGTATATAATTGTTACATTACCTAAATCTACGGAA GCAGGTTGTCCATTGTCAGACCAGATTGAAACAGTTAATTCATGCCCACAAACAGCTGCTGAATGGAAAGAAGCAGCCACTAGAAAAAACTGTAAAACTACCTCACATAACTGCTATTCATTGGATTACCACTGTGTGATTAATGCGTGGATGAACGAAACGATTGAAGTATGCGCACCCAAAGTCGTTATCGTCG GAATGGTTTGTGCCGAATTCAATTTTGGAGGTAACAGAATACAGCGAAATGACAATGCAACCTGTCAAAAGTGTCCCACAGCCTATAACTCAAGTGTTGCTTTTAAGT ACCCTGAATGTTATGAATACGTAGAGAGATCAAAAGGGTTGGATACATCACAGAGTAACACAGAATCTTCATATTCAAGCACATATGCTTACAATAAATCATCTGAACAAGATGATGAACAATTGCCAATGGGGGGTCAGTTTAATCACACGAAGAACGAATCTTCAGTTGCAGGGCCTGAAGCAAT GATAGTGATTGGATTAAGCCTGACGGTGGTAATTGTATTGATTATCTCCTCTGTGTTACTTCTCATTCGTCGACGGCGAATAAGACACCAAGAAACacgagatatacatgtatgctcaGCAGTGAAACGTAAGTACACActattgttcttttttaaatttcttgacTACAAATGGCTCTCCTTTATAGGTATGCTTCTTACTCGCTGTAGTGATAGATGTAAAACAAGTTAA
- the LOC128169791 gene encoding uncharacterized protein LOC128169791 codes for MIQITMLIILVVLKILCGFVSTNNKPSCLESTLSAVYVESCPRTVDEWREADNRKNCKQIAHSCTSFEYHCVITAWKNGTVEVCAPRQQIIGKVCAEFNVGGNRIQRNDNTQCQKCPEVYNSRDAFRYPECYDHVKSTEKINELQSTKKSLNVSMDSYTTQYVSISSHENVSFPVETNLSVVIGLSVTAVIVSNFLIAFLVFICIGRCRQQTEQSQQTQGCSRVVQSSKFDEESNMISEV; via the exons ATGATTCAGATTACCATGCTTATTATTCTGGTGGTCCTGAAAATATTATGTGGATTTGTTTCAACAAATAATAAG CCAAGCTGTCTGGAGTCAACATTGTCAGCTGTGTATGTGGAATCATGTCCCCGAACAGTCGATGAATGGAGAGAAGCAGACAATAGGAAAAACTGTAAACAAATTGCACATAGCTGCACATCTTTCGAATACCACTGTGTAATAACTGCATGGAAAAATGGAACTGTTGAAGTATGTGCACCAAGACAACAGATTATTG GAAAGGTTTGTGCTGAATTTAATGTTGGAGGAAATAGAATACAGCGAAATGATAACACACAATGTCAAAAATGTCCAGAAGTCTACAATTCTAGGGATGCTTTTAGAT ATCCTGAATGTTATGATCATGTAAAAAGTACGGAAAAGATAAATGAATTACAAAGTACTAAAAAGTCACTTAACGTTAGCATGGATTCCTACACTACACAATACGTATCAATCTCGTCACATGAAAACGTGTCATTTCCTGTAGAAACAAATCTTAG TGTGGTGATTGGACTTAGCGTTACGGCGGTAATCGTTTCGAATTTCTTGATTGCCTTCCTTGTTTTTATCTGTATTGGTCGATGTCGACAGCAAACCGAACAAAGCCAACAAACGCAAG GTTGCTCAAGGGTCGTCCAAAGCAGCAAGTTTGACGAAGAGAGTAACATGATTTCCGAAGTCTAA